The stretch of DNA GCATGGTCAAGCCACCTCCACTCCCGGTCGCTACGCCGTGTCCCTACCCGAGCTCTCCTGTCAACCCGTCGTCTATCGGGAACGTCATCAACTATGTCCATGTCGGGAACTGTTCCAACACCCCTTTGTGTAGCCTCAACTGGAATAGGAATGTCTCTAGGATCTCCTAAGAACATCTCCAGTGACAAAAAATCTCTTTCCGTGCTGACGCCACCAGTCCAAGAAGTCATGTGATGGCCCCGGGTCCGGCACAACGTCAAACCGAAGGACGTGCTCCACACGTGTCTCCTAGTGAAGATGCCAGTGGTGTAACTGGGACAGAAACCAACGATCACCTCCTCTACCATCCTTCGACATCAAGAAGTCGATGTTCAGGGCAGGACGGGGGCAAGCCTGTACTCCTCCAAACTGTGGTAACACCCGATCAACCTGGTGCCACTCAACCACGGCAAAATATATCAGCGAGATAACGGAATGCCATAAAGCCGTATGACGAGGCTCGAACACCTCCGGATGGACCACCTGAACGACCTCTGGTCTGCTATATGGCATCCAGATAAACTGAAAAAAGAATCCCCAATATATTAGAAGATCTATTTATGGAAGTCTAAAATTACATTGACTAAATATGGGTGCTTAGCATACTCACATCCCTAGGCTGTAACATGTCAATCCTCAGCCGGGTCATCTGAACCCGAGGTCCCTTCTCGCTAACCCCAGGATTGTAACCTGACCACATGAAAAGGCCGTTAATTTATGAAGTCAATCATTAGTGTAACGCGGTAGAATAACAATTACAGGCGATAACTTAAATTCATAGattaattaaacataatataatGAGATAGTCGTACCTGGATGCCAGGGGCCAGCTAAACGTATCAAACCCATCAGGCCGAAATCTAGGAAAACGCCAAAATATCCAGGACTGAAGTAACTGTAACAGCCCAGCTAACTTCACGACGTGTCTGTTGGCCACTCGGCACATACACCGGTATAGCCATGCAAGCGCGGCCAACCCCCAACTGTAGCCACCCATATCCTCAAGCCTAGCCACGTACGATAGCCATCTGATGTGAATACGATTGCCGGACTTATCGGCAAAAAGCTGAGTGCCCAACAACATCATGATATAGGCACGGGCAAAGCACCTAACTGTCTCCTCGTCTGCCCCCTCGGGGCACTCTCCGAAGGTCTCCTGGAACCAGCTGCAGTTCACTGCGAACTTTTGAATTTGGCTCGGGGAGGAGGGGTAACACACCGAGCAACTCCTGGAACCACTGCCAAGTTGACCGACTACCTTGTATGTATACATGGAAATCCGTCAGGCAACCACTGACGTAATGTCCGTCCACTGGCAACCCCAACTGGTACGCCACGTCCTGAAGTGGGATCGTGCACTCTCCGAACGGCATATGGAAAGTGTGCGTCTCTGGACGCCACCGCTCGACGAATGCACTCACAAGTGGCTCGTCTAATCGGAACCATCTGTCGTTCAGTCTCGCAAGATGGTATAATCCggccatctgcaagtacggaACGTACCGCTCATCCAGTCGCATTCCCTGCTGCCGCTGCATACTCGATATGCAGCGCCGGGGCTGCGAAATAAAAGGACCGCATGATTagaacaaattaaaaactagtcttaaatctgaaattttaattaatttttacacttAAAAAATCCtatactttaattaattaatttcaaattaacAACTACCATAACCACCTACGTAAACCGCTAACAAAAACTATCAACAAAACCACATAGAAAATCACTATACAAAACCGCATGCAAAACCACTTATATAAACCACTAGCAATACCACTTTAATAAACCACTACCAATTTCACTTTAATAAACCACTAAAATATAGTAACAACAAAAACCACTAAACATTTACCACTATTAAAAACAACTAAACATATACCACTATTAAAAACCACTAACCTCGTCGTTGATCACCCCAGCGATGTGAGCGACTCCATCCAAACGATACAGCCTTCCCGGATCGTCTCCCATCGCGTTAATCTGCCTCTTGAGTCTTTGTCAAACAGATTCTACGTCATTTTCTTTGGGATTTGGTGGGGTATGAGGAAGTGAAACTGATTCGAATGAGCTTGGTTCGAACTCCTTATATAGGCAACTtactagtaattcgaatcaagttaaTTCGAATTTCCGTTTGACACCAACaatgagtaattcgaatcaatatgattcgaaCTCCCTCTAGTCACGTTTGCCTACTAGTTCGAATTGACTTGATTCGATTTATGCTTCACTAATTCGAATctacttgattcgaattacatgcaaTTTGTCTTAAACGTCATTCGAATCAAGTTGTTTCAAATTACTTGCATTTGGAGTTCGAATcatgttgattcgaattatatatatttgctACTTGGTGGATTGCTGAAAAGTTTCTTGTTTTGGCTGATTTAGGTAATAAAGATCTCTCTttagtttatttaaattttttacccttttttttatcttacctCTCAACATCCAAAATATGTAAAGTTACACATTTAAGTAATTACTtcatattttatgtattttcgtaattatatatttatttaatttaaataaaaatctccAAATCttactttctttatttttttttcactcctttttctcattctttttatttctaaaatgtATAGAACGTggttgttattaatttattgtgaTAGAGAAATAATATTAGATCAAAATAAATTGGTATATTtaattctatttaaaatttaaacgtTTTTTGTCTACATACTCTCTTGAAGTGAGATGTTTaataacattaaaaaattttattctgcATGTCATGGATTAACAATACacaatatgaataaaaaaatttattataaatattcagTAAAAATAGATGACACTTTTTATTacacaaatattattttgtgtttttatcgtatttttaaaaaataagaatcgacttctaattttgtttattaGGGACAATTTTGCCGAATTAAAAGGCGAACTACATTTGAGGCAAAAAAAATCTTAGTAAATAAtactctttcattttttttaaaacaattgttttttatttatttaaggaaaaaaaaaactaacattaaCATCTTGCATTCTTACCTTTACAAGGAGTTTCAAAACTTTCTCAAATTAGACCGACACACCAAAGTTTGTGATTCTGAGGACATATGGTTTCTTGCCAATTTGccattgaaaagaaaagaatgttTAGTTTCATTTCTCACCAAAATCCAACTTCACTTTCGCCCTCTAAATTCAGCAGTTAGGTAAAGGGGAAACAAATGTAACAATGCCATTGAAAGCAAACCTCCAAGTCGCATTCAACAGATATCTCTCGTCTCCTCCCTCTTGTGATCTTTGCCGAACACATACCATATTATGTGTCCACatgtattataaaatattacagaACTTGGTCAACAAGAACTTTTTAAAACATCAGAATTAAGATTTCTTTATGGTGATGGAATTATCAATTATCAGCATCCTTCTTATTGTATAAAATATGAATGAataacttttttctttctttcaattttttgtgtGAATTAAATTGATCGTTTAAATTTTTAGGGAATCAAAGTAATCCTAGCCTATTTCATTTTGATACCATTTTTTCATCTTTTGCCACTATCAACATGAATCAAACTACTTGAAGTTGGAGAACATATCCCGAACTAAGGTGatgcaaattaattaattaattcaaaaaatctattttttaataaaaatttgagaaaccaatttaatttgtaaaatctgaaaaattaattgcagcatttattaataataaatttaaaatttgttatcaaTAACAATTACATTCATTAaccaaatttaatattttattcaattatattattataagtgAGAATAAGTCAGAATccaataatttaaataacacGAGACTCACactttagtatttaatttaaaccaaattagttgacaaatattttaaaataatatgcaGAAAGTCATATAGGTAACAAAATGTTATATAAACATCCAAATTTAACAATTATTcatgataattatataaaaatgaaaaaatatgtttcagtgtaattataaaaaaatcaattatttacTTAACATTTTTCAATGTACAAAAATAACTGAAGATACTTTCTATGATATTAGTTATTAGGAGATGACAATGTGTTGGAGAATGAAGGCATGAGTCATGAGACAATTCCCACTCTTCACTCTCAAACTTCTCCAGATCTACATTCCTGAACTTCTGAAAATTTTTTCTCTCCATCTTCAATTTCCACCAAATATGTAATTCCATCGATTTTTATGAGGTTATTctaaaaaaacgaaaaatataatatattaagataaaataaaattaatatttttcaatcatgttattacatataataacatattacaaattaaatataaatgttaaataattatcaaatttaaaacaaagaatgcattatacctttaaaaataaaataagtattatAGATGTTGTACAATTTTCATTTGaaatacattttaaatttatagtattagaatatttatcataaaaattgtTGTTATTAAAATATgagataatatttaaattagtccctaaaattatattaacgttttaatttgaaattcaaaagtTTGATTTACTTAATTTTATCCTCCAACTTAATATTTGTGACAAagttttttatcttgtttttgTCACATAACTATTAATGGGTGCTGAGATGGACTTTTTAGATAacgattgaattttttttatctcaattTACACTCTACAATGCAGTTAATACTCTAATCATAATTTTACTTGAGAGATTTAAAGACTTTTTGGAGAATTCATTGAAGTAAAAAGTTTCAATAATTATATTAGATAACCATTAGAGAGTTTTATGGAGTAGCCATGAGTACATCTCAACATATCGAATTATCGATAATAATTTTGTGATAGAAATAGAATTAGCTAGAGACTAATACGAATCATAAATGTTAAATtaagagattaaattaaatgaattaaaaaatataaaaactaaattaagccacaaatataattttaaaaattaatttaaatttaaatattaatttcctAAAATATGGTTTCATTTAGaacaactaataaaaaaaattcaatcccGCCTTGTCCGTGTAGTAATTTATTGGCGGCAAATCCTTAAATGAAGTTCAGTACCGCGACGAATTAGTTTTTAACCTGTCGGATTGGGGGATACTGTGAGAAaccaaaaaatacataaaaattcacatcaaattaattaatatatagagttttattcctatttttaaatttttttaagatgtgtttgtttttgaaattaagATTGAGATTGAAAGAATAGAATTAAATATTGTGTTTAGGAATTAAAAactaatactaaaattttagttttaaaatataatttaattttttccgtactaaaaaaatgaaaacacatAAAACTAAGACTTTTTAGAATAAaggttaaaattttatatttttttttgtaaaaatattgaAACATAAATATagagatttaatttattttttaaatattttaaaatttaaatttatttctttaattttaatatttattgtaaattaaatataatattaaaatataatttaattttatatattttatgttaaatataatataaacatttaattcaatttttatttttattttaattttaatttctcagtctttattttttaatttcgaTCTCCTTTCTAAATGAGGTGTTTAGTAAATATGAGCTTAAAAGGAGATTTTTATCTCCATCCCCATCTCTACTTTGACGGCTAAATTTTGGTCCCAATGTCGTTCCGTCTTTAGATATTTCTACACATACCTCCTGTTATTCCAAGTAATAGTACATTGTCGGATACCATGTATgtttcaaataatataataaagattTTATAAAGAGAATAACTAAAAAAAGGAATAAGTCCAATTCTCCAcactaattatttcaaaataatttttctaaatttgtaTGGGacgaagaaagaaagaaagtgagagagatcaaaataacaaaaatttatatataattatatttatataaaattaataattaaaatcgttaaataatttaatatatttgattaaattattatttaataaattttaattattaatgatCGATAATTGTAAGGGAATTGATTTAATTTGGTTAGActtgattcataaaaaaattttgatgtgtaatattattctataaaaaatatttatatttatataaggtttaattattttgttagtcCATATAGtttcataaaattttcaattagattcatatactttttttttaattgggttcttgcatcaattttttttcaattaagttccttttgatcgtaattaacttaattgtataagaacttaactaaaaaaaattaatgcagagatccaaataaaaaaaagtgtaaattaaaaaaatttagtacaaaaattcaattaaaaaaaataaaaacctaataattttttttaaaactataaggaccaacaaaataattaaacatttatataattaatatttttgtgtaaaaaaattaatattatgcATCTAAATCATTTTATGAatcaaatttaatcaaattaaataataaaatttaaaataatatttaattataactcatttttattatattaaattaacttATTTAGATTACTatcattattgaaaaaaaaaaaaaaatcaaaactcatGAAACCAGCACCCTGTATCTCCTCTTTCTGTTTTATTACCACCACCACTCTCCCACTC from Arachis duranensis cultivar V14167 chromosome 4, aradu.V14167.gnm2.J7QH, whole genome shotgun sequence encodes:
- the LOC107484948 gene encoding serine/threonine-protein phosphatase 7 long form homolog, which codes for MGDDPGRLYRLDGVAHIAGVINDEPRRCISSMQRQQGMRLDERYVPYLQMAGLYHLARLNDRWFRLDEPLVSAFVERWRPETHTFHMPFGECTIPLQDVAYQLGLPVDGHYVSGCLTDFHVYIQGSRSTWQWFQELLGVLPLLPEPNSKVRSELQLLFADKSGNRIHIRWLSYVARLEDMGGYSWGLAALAWLYRYFGLMGLIRLAGPWHPGYNPGVSEKGPRVQMTRLRIDMLQPRDFIWMPYSRPEVVQVVHPEVFEPRHTALWHSVISLIYFAVVEWHQVDRVLPQFGGVQACPRPALNIDFLMSKDGRGGDRWFLSQLHHWHLH